A genome region from Nymphalis io chromosome Z, ilAglIoxx1.1, whole genome shotgun sequence includes the following:
- the LOC126780675 gene encoding ubiquitin carboxyl-terminal hydrolase isozyme L5 codes for MESAGDWCLIESDPGVFTQLIKTFGVNGVQVEEMWSIDEGEGVFDNLRPVHGLIFLFKYLQHEEPPHPVVTDGRLETIYFAKQVINNACATQAVVSLLLNCNHPDVDLGPELTKLKEFSMSFDPRMRGLTLSNSQTIRTAHNSMSNQTLFEFDQKAPTKDEDAYHFIGYIPINGRLYELDGLREGPIDHGPIAPGQDWLSVVQPIIKKRINVYNEGEIHFNLMALISDRKMLYERQIQELVRETQILGMETDDTEKEIRRLKMLIEYEDAKMLRYRQEMARRRHNYLPFIITLLKILAEEKKLLPLYEKAKERALKKGQKKVRV; via the exons ATGGAGTCTGCTGGTGATTGGTGTCTTATTGAAAGTGATCCCGGTGTATTTACACAGTTAATCAAAACATTcg GTGTTAATGGAGTTCAAGTTGAGGAAATGTGGTCAATAGATGAAGGGGAGGGAGTATTTGATAATTtaag GCCTGTTCATGGACTTATTTTCCTcttcaaatatttacaacatgAGGAGCCACCACATCCCGTTGTGACAGATGGTCGCTTGGAGACGATATATTTTGCCAAacag GTTATAAACAATGCATGTGCTACGCAAGCTGTTGTAAGCTTATTACTGAACTGCAATCATCCAGATGTAGACTTAGGACCTGAACTAACGAAGTTAAAGGAATTTAGTATGTCGTTTGACCCAAGAATGCGTGGTCTCACTCTAAGCAATTCCCAGACTATACGCACTGCCCACAATTCAATGTCCAATCAAACACTTTTCGAATTTGATCAAAAGGCACCAACAAAA gacGAAGATGCATATCATTTTATTGGTTACATTCCCATAAATGGTCGTCTTTATGAGCTGGATGGTCTTCGGGAAGGGCCAATCGATCATGGTCCGATAGCGCCTGGACAAGATTGGCTCAGTGTTGTACAACCTATTATAAAGAAGAGAATCAATGT gTATAATGAGGGTGAAATTCATTTTAACTTGATGGCTCTCATATCGGACAGAAAAATGTTATACGAGAGACAAATACAAGAATTAGTTCGCGAAACTCAAATTCTCGGTATGGAAACAGACGATACTGAAAAGGAAATACGTAGATTGAAAATGTTGATCGAATATGAAGATGCAAAAATGTTAAGATACCGTCAGGAAATGGCGCGCAGGAGACACAATTACTTGCCGTTTATCATAACCCTTTTGAAGATATTAGCTGAAGAGAAGAAACTGTTGCCGCTGTACGAGAAGGCTAAGGAGCGCGCGCTCAAGAAGGGTCAGAAGAAAGTAAGAGTATAA